A part of Miscanthus floridulus cultivar M001 unplaced genomic scaffold, ASM1932011v1 fs_452_1_2, whole genome shotgun sequence genomic DNA contains:
- the LOC136531813 gene encoding uncharacterized protein: protein MDDDEFLSDGESTNGESEDDLPNNSEEETSDPFNDGEDPNPEDDNIDTSEMLKTLKHVQKAVCGFAKFVEKKGKARGSGVQTGKSIRTVRGRGKGKLSGAAGTSERPGSRFNSKYFGEKIIAKLDERKKKIIRHHGFGILLEYAGCSTPREFVQWIADQVDVSCSDIVVGGKVIPLDPLSVHLFLGLPNDGEDIKENYTESTKSNFLSAIKEPSLPTIKTFGDKLVGGTLSNDDVLRYFMVVALSTFLCTNSSTYPSPQYLGSLIDVSKVKEWNWLKFIYDWMFSSITNYRKKHRSTIGGCRYFLAGYYLDYINFGVRNQLPLDLPRIHCWKGSMIKTFASYDRVSGEIYGKRPVKSIDDTCYAEEYLPEEACALFRRTLDRRCDFIRTNDMDNMCNIFENHHTRLGFRSPGTLVAKMFMYMHRTHVINRGGDASDEAEGSAARVPPPRHDDGDDGVVDGIPAEYEAPLPSPAHHNGDDDAVRAEYEAPLPSPGHFVVQDDVFDAGMTGDTSKIAVKEVDGAATTANNTIIEDVHPTVAAPTETNEEECSVIDKIESDGLYDGSGGENCRAS from the exons ATGGATGATGATGAGTTTCTTTCTGATGGTGAGTCTACAAATGGTGAGAGTGAGGACGATCTTCCTAACAACTCAGAAGAGGAAACCTCTGATCCTTTCAATGATGGCGAG GATCCAAATCCTGAAGATGATAATATTGATACTAGTGAAATGCTGAAAACTTTGAAGCATGTTCAAAAAGCCGTTTGTGGA TTTGCTAAGTTTGTTGAGAAGAAAGGGAAAGCAAGGGGTTCAGGTGTCCAGACTGGAAAG AGTATCAGAACAGTTAGAGGTAGAGGTAAAGGGAAATTGAGTGGCGCTGCAGGTACATCAGAGAGACCAGGAAGTAGGTTTAATAGCAAGTACTTTGGAGAAAAGATAATAGCAAAGTTGGATGAGCGCAAAAAGAAAATTATCAGGCATCATGGCTTTGGAATTTTACTGGAGTACGCTGGTTGCTCAACACCCAGAGAATTTGTGCAATGGATAGCAGATCAAGTAGATGTGAGTTGTAGTGACATAGTAGTTGGAGGGAAAGTGATTCCATTGGATCCATTGTCAGTCCATCTCTTTTTAGGGCTTCCAAATGATGGTGAAGATATTAAGGAGAATTATACTGAGTCTACGAAGAGCAATTTCCTTTCAGCAATCAAAGAGCCCTCTTTGCCCACGATCAAGACATTTGGGGACAAGTTGGTAGGAGGCACGTTATCTAATGATGACGTGCTTCGATACTTCATGGTTGTAGCCTTGTCTACATTTCTTTGTACTAATTCTAGTACTTATCCGAGCCCACAGTATCTAGGTTCATTGATTGATGTATCTAAGGTGAAAGAATGGAATTGGTTAAAGTTCATCTATGATTGGATGTTTTCTTCCATTACAAACTACAGAAAGAAGCATCGGAGTACAATTGGTGGTTGCAGATACTTTCTAGCT GGTTATTATCTTGATTATATCAACTTTGGAGTACGTAATCAGCTGCCCCTAGATCTGCCAAGAATCCATTGTTGGAAGGGCTCGATGATCAAGACCTTTGCTTCATATGATCGTGTGTCTGGTGAGATTTATGGAAAGCGACCG gtgaaaTCCATCGATGACACATGCTATGCTGAAGAGTATCTACCGGAAGAGGCTTGTGCTCTTTTTAGGAGAACTTTGGATAGACGTTGTGATTTCATCAGGACAAAT GACATGGATAACATGTGCAATATTTTTGAAAACCACCATACAAGACTAGGCTTTAGGAGCCCGGGCACACTTGTTGCTAAGATGTTTATGTACATGCATAGGACTCATGTAATTAATCGTGGTGGTGATGCTTCTGATGAGGCTGAGGGTTCTGCTGCTAGAGTGCCCCCTCcaagacatgatgatggtgatgatggagtTGTTGATGGTATCCCTGCTGAATATGAAGCTCCTCTTCCTTCTCCAGCACATCataatggtgatgatgatgctgTCCGTGCTGAATATGAAGCCCCACTGCCTTCTCCAGGACATTTTGTTGTGCAAGATGATGTCTTTGATGCAGGAATGACCGGTGATACAAGTAAAATAGCTGTGAAAGAAGTGGATGGTGCTGCTACTACTGCAAATAATACCATTATTGAAGATGTGCATCCTACAGTTGCTGCTCCTACtgaaacaaatgaagaagaaTGCTCTGTGATTGATAAAATTGAATCTGATGGATTATACGATGGATCTGGTGGTGAGAATTGTCGTGCTTCTTAG